The following are from one region of the Halodesulfurarchaeum sp. HSR-GB genome:
- a CDS encoding P-loop NTPase has protein sequence MLAVTGGKGGTGKTTTALGLAVALAERRRDPIVLDADVDMPNLHIRAGTDDSGLTALAAGTPIEEAATPAERYPGVSIVGATPGTDLERALRQVRTDRPVILDGAAGADERAVTPLRHADAAVVVARQTPAAVTDSVKSIRMSRAVDAPVAGAILSRAADVPASVEKALGVEPLLPIPSVSDPIAHEQARVAYDRLLDEWANA, from the coding sequence ATGCTCGCCGTGACTGGGGGAAAGGGTGGCACCGGCAAGACGACGACCGCGCTGGGACTGGCCGTCGCGCTCGCCGAGCGCCGTCGCGATCCGATCGTCCTCGACGCGGACGTGGACATGCCGAACTTGCATATTCGGGCGGGTACTGATGATTCCGGGCTGACCGCTCTCGCAGCGGGCACGCCGATCGAGGAGGCGGCCACGCCCGCCGAACGCTATCCCGGCGTGTCGATCGTCGGGGCCACCCCCGGGACCGATCTGGAACGCGCGCTCCGACAGGTCCGGACCGACCGCCCAGTGATTCTCGATGGGGCTGCCGGGGCCGACGAGCGCGCGGTGACGCCGCTGCGACACGCCGACGCTGCGGTCGTCGTCGCCCGGCAGACCCCCGCGGCCGTTACGGATAGCGTGAAGTCGATCCGAATGAGTCGCGCCGTCGATGCGCCCGTCGCCGGGGCAATTCTCAGCCGTGCCGCGGACGTGCCGGCGTCGGTCGAAAAAGCACTTGGGGTGGAGCCGCTGTTGCCCATCCCGTCGGTATCGGACCCGATCGCCCACGAGCAGGCTCGCGTGGCGTACGATCGACTCCTCGACGAGTGGGCGAACGCTTAA
- the pyrB gene encoding aspartate carbamoyltransferase, producing MRHEHVISAKQFSRADIEAVLDRAADFAADPQAASGHEGALLALAFFEPSTRTKMSFETAIKRLGGDTIDMGPVEFSSVSKGETLADTLRVIEGYADGIVLRHPMEGAATMASEFVDVPLFNAGDGAGQHPTQTLLDLFTIREEVGLDDLTIGIMGDLKYGRTVHSLAQSLTNFDTRQHFISPDSLRLPRSVRYDLHEQGAQVREHEGYEEILSELDVLYVTRIQRERFPDEDEYHAVAGKYRLDAETIREYNEDLTVLHPLPRVDEIAADVDDLPGATYFEQAHNGVPVRMALLDMLL from the coding sequence ATGCGTCACGAGCACGTGATCTCCGCGAAACAGTTCTCGCGGGCGGATATCGAGGCGGTGTTGGACCGGGCCGCCGACTTCGCCGCCGACCCGCAGGCAGCAAGCGGACACGAGGGGGCCCTGCTCGCACTCGCCTTCTTCGAACCCAGCACCCGAACGAAGATGAGTTTCGAGACGGCCATCAAGCGCCTGGGCGGGGACACGATCGACATGGGACCGGTCGAGTTCTCGAGTGTGAGCAAAGGGGAAACGCTCGCGGATACGCTCCGGGTCATCGAGGGGTATGCCGACGGGATCGTGTTGCGTCATCCGATGGAGGGGGCGGCAACGATGGCCTCGGAGTTCGTCGACGTCCCGCTTTTCAATGCGGGAGACGGCGCCGGCCAGCACCCGACCCAGACGTTGCTCGACCTGTTCACCATCCGGGAGGAAGTCGGACTCGATGATCTCACTATCGGGATCATGGGCGACCTGAAGTACGGCCGCACCGTCCACTCCCTCGCCCAGTCGCTGACGAACTTCGACACCCGACAGCACTTCATCAGCCCCGACTCCCTTCGACTCCCCAGGAGTGTCCGATATGACCTCCACGAACAGGGTGCGCAGGTCCGCGAACACGAGGGCTACGAGGAGATCCTCTCGGAACTCGACGTGCTCTATGTCACCCGGATCCAGCGCGAGCGGTTCCCCGACGAGGACGAGTACCACGCCGTCGCCGGCAAGTACCGTCTCGACGCCGAGACCATCCGCGAGTACAACGAAGACCTGACCGTCCTCCACCCGCTTCCCCGGGTCGACGAGATCGCAGCGGACGTGGATGACCTGCCAGGTGCGACGTACTTCGAACAGGCCCACAACGGCGTGCCAGTCCGAATGGCACTCCTGGATATGCTACTATGA
- the pyrI gene encoding aspartate carbamoyltransferase regulatory subunit, whose translation MTQPDTELRVSKIENGTVIDHVTAGEALRVLGILGIDGTEGETVSVGINVPSDRLGRKDVVKVEGMELSQDEVDVLSLIAPDATINIIREYEVIEKSRVDRPESVVGVLTCPNTNCITNAGEPVNTHFDVLDTGVQCRYCETIIRENITDHIET comes from the coding sequence ATGACCCAGCCAGACACCGAACTCCGCGTGAGCAAGATCGAGAACGGGACCGTCATCGACCACGTCACCGCCGGCGAAGCCCTCCGGGTACTTGGCATCCTCGGCATCGACGGCACCGAGGGGGAGACAGTGAGTGTCGGCATCAACGTCCCGAGCGATCGTCTCGGGCGCAAAGACGTGGTGAAAGTCGAGGGGATGGAACTCAGCCAGGACGAGGTGGACGTGCTCTCCCTGATCGCGCCGGATGCCACCATCAACATCATCCGGGAGTACGAGGTCATCGAGAAGTCCCGGGTCGATCGGCCCGAATCAGTGGTCGGCGTGCTCACCTGTCCGAACACCAACTGCATCACCAACGCGGGCGAACCGGTGAACACACACTTTGACGTGCTTGATACCGGCGTACAGTGTCGCTACTGCGAGACCATCATTCGGGAGAACATCACCGACCACATCGAGACCTAG
- a CDS encoding DUF1918 domain-containing protein, translating into MPFEEDDEVLLHDEHSEFDGEIGTVTQVVETMFGDANYTVSFEDGQEAGVPEDHLEAAPEETDD; encoded by the coding sequence ATGCCATTCGAAGAAGACGACGAGGTGCTCCTGCACGACGAGCACAGCGAGTTCGACGGCGAGATCGGGACCGTGACACAGGTCGTCGAGACCATGTTCGGCGACGCCAACTACACCGTGTCCTTCGAGGACGGCCAGGAGGCCGGCGTCCCCGAGGACCACCTCGAGGCCGCCCCCGAGGAGACCGACGACTGA
- a CDS encoding RNA-binding protein has translation MGLPFHYVDLRAFCYETEAEDRVRSALRTLLPPDAEIESSVGEGHHGDRIVVLSARLERTDEIKHVFDRLQDGVNMTVLLDELGDRLDDNNAFYVTLDKQAAARGEVTRGDGITLRAKVEAYPANRENALENAREALS, from the coding sequence ATGGGCCTTCCCTTCCACTACGTCGACCTCCGGGCCTTCTGCTACGAGACGGAGGCCGAGGACCGCGTGCGTTCGGCACTCCGGACGTTACTCCCGCCGGACGCCGAAATCGAGTCCTCGGTCGGGGAGGGCCATCACGGCGATCGAATCGTCGTCCTCAGCGCCCGACTGGAACGCACCGACGAGATCAAACACGTCTTCGACCGGCTCCAGGACGGCGTGAACATGACCGTTCTCCTGGACGAACTGGGGGATCGACTCGACGACAACAACGCCTTCTACGTGACACTGGACAAGCAGGCCGCCGCCCGTGGCGAGGTCACACGTGGCGACGGCATCACCCTCCGGGCGAAGGTCGAGGCCTACCCGGCCAACCGGGAGAACGCCCTCGAAAACGCCCGGGAGGCACTCTCCTGA
- a CDS encoding RNase P subunit p30 family protein, with translation MYESVRVHEDGPTTPDRFGLTVKNAGFEGLVVRNRQSVPAAVDHEAIAKRHGIDVVQGIEITADEPRTASGAIGNRRPEAEVLLVQGRDPEMNRFVVERAQVDVLADPMGGAGDINHVIAQTAAENDVALELNLGPVLRSSGGDRVRAIKGLRKLHELVADAGAPFVVSGAPSSHLQVRGPRELFAVGAQIGFDRETIQQGLATWRTIAERNRHRRDPDTVGPGVTVSEPEN, from the coding sequence ATGTACGAATCCGTCCGCGTTCACGAGGACGGGCCGACGACCCCCGACAGGTTCGGGCTGACCGTCAAAAACGCCGGGTTCGAGGGGCTGGTCGTCCGGAACCGTCAGTCGGTTCCGGCGGCCGTCGATCACGAGGCCATCGCAAAGAGACACGGCATCGACGTGGTCCAGGGCATCGAGATCACCGCCGACGAACCGCGGACGGCAAGCGGCGCGATCGGGAATCGCCGGCCCGAAGCCGAGGTGCTTCTCGTCCAGGGTCGCGATCCGGAGATGAACCGCTTCGTGGTCGAGCGAGCGCAGGTGGACGTCCTCGCCGACCCCATGGGCGGGGCCGGGGACATCAACCACGTAATCGCCCAGACCGCCGCCGAGAACGACGTCGCACTGGAGCTAAATCTCGGTCCCGTGCTCCGATCGAGTGGCGGCGACCGGGTCCGAGCGATCAAAGGCCTCCGAAAACTCCACGAACTCGTCGCTGACGCGGGCGCGCCGTTCGTCGTTTCTGGAGCCCCATCGAGCCATCTTCAGGTTCGCGGGCCGCGGGAGTTGTTCGCGGTGGGGGCCCAGATCGGCTTCGACCGCGAGACGATCCAGCAGGGACTGGCGACCTGGCGAACCATCGCCGAGCGGAATCGACACCGGCGGGACCCGGACACCGTGGGGCCGGGGGTCACCGTCTCAGAGCCCGAGAACTGA
- a CDS encoding Rpp14/Pop5 family protein, with the protein MRHLPKHLRPRYRYLAVEIETWPDVTLAERPLQERIWTATRTLLGDPGSAEADPRVLETDLYPGGGWALVRVRRGTVEQARAALACVDSVQDHPVRVGVRGVGGTVRATRRSFLQGPPAVTDSTAVTFRDGEAVAHLREDRVDVECADTFVGATPRDL; encoded by the coding sequence GTGCGCCACCTCCCGAAACACCTCCGACCGCGCTATCGCTATCTCGCCGTCGAGATAGAGACGTGGCCGGATGTCACCCTCGCGGAGCGACCCCTCCAGGAGAGAATCTGGACGGCGACACGGACGCTTTTGGGCGATCCCGGAAGCGCCGAGGCTGATCCGCGTGTCCTGGAGACCGACCTGTATCCCGGCGGTGGCTGGGCGCTCGTTCGGGTCCGGCGAGGGACCGTCGAGCAGGCCCGGGCGGCACTCGCCTGTGTCGATTCCGTGCAGGACCATCCGGTTCGGGTCGGCGTTCGGGGGGTGGGCGGAACAGTTCGAGCCACCAGGCGGTCGTTCCTGCAGGGACCGCCGGCCGTGACCGACTCGACGGCCGTGACCTTTCGTGACGGTGAGGCGGTCGCTCACCTGCGGGAGGACCGCGTCGACGTCGAGTGCGCGGACACCTTCGTCGGGGCAACACCCCGGGATCTCTAA
- the psmA gene encoding archaeal proteasome endopeptidase complex subunit alpha, whose protein sequence is MQGQQQQAYDRGITIFSPDGRLYQVEYAREAVKRGTASIGVRASDGVALIVDKPVRSPLVEQDSVEKLHKVDDHIGTASAGHVADARRLIDFARRDAQVERLRYEQAIGVETLTKDVTDHIQQFTQIGGARPFGVALLVGGLDDGQPRLFETDPSGTPYEWQAIAIGSDREEIQSYLEAEYDPEIELAEAVELGLEALASVQEEPLDPAGVGAATVDAESEQYITLTEEEIRAARPE, encoded by the coding sequence ATGCAAGGACAACAACAGCAAGCGTACGATCGTGGCATCACCATCTTCTCCCCGGACGGCCGACTCTACCAGGTCGAGTACGCCCGGGAGGCAGTCAAGCGAGGCACGGCGAGCATCGGGGTGCGAGCCAGCGACGGGGTTGCACTGATCGTCGACAAGCCGGTTCGATCCCCGCTGGTCGAACAGGACTCCGTGGAGAAACTCCACAAGGTCGACGATCACATCGGGACCGCGAGTGCGGGCCACGTCGCGGACGCACGCCGACTCATCGACTTCGCCCGCCGGGACGCCCAGGTGGAGCGACTGCGGTACGAACAGGCCATCGGGGTCGAAACCCTGACCAAGGACGTGACCGATCACATCCAGCAGTTCACCCAGATCGGCGGGGCCCGGCCCTTCGGCGTGGCCCTGCTGGTCGGTGGACTGGACGACGGCCAGCCGCGCCTCTTCGAGACGGACCCGAGTGGTACGCCCTACGAGTGGCAGGCGATCGCCATCGGCTCCGACCGGGAGGAGATCCAGTCGTATCTCGAAGCCGAGTACGATCCCGAGATCGAACTGGCCGAAGCCGTCGAACTCGGGCTCGAGGCCCTCGCGTCGGTCCAGGAGGAGCCACTCGATCCCGCTGGCGTGGGCGCGGCGACGGTCGACGCCGAGTCCGAGCAGTACATAACACTCACCGAGGAAGAGATCCGGGCGGCCCGCCCGGAGTGA
- a CDS encoding ribosome assembly factor SBDS has translation MISLDDAVTARLESHGARFEVLVDPDAALAIKRGEFDGDLEDVIAARDVFENASRGDRPAESDVEKVFDTTDPMEIIPQVIERGEIQITAEQRREMLERKRRELIDRIARNAVNPQMDDAPHPPDRIENALEEAGFDVDPMERVESQVEDALDALRPVIPIRFDEVTMAVQVPPDYAGSAQAQIRQFGELEREEWQADGSWIGVLTFPAGLQNDFYDLVNEHTSGEAEVQIIRDEDEIARR, from the coding sequence ATGATATCACTTGACGATGCAGTGACGGCGCGGCTCGAGTCCCACGGGGCGCGTTTCGAAGTCCTCGTCGATCCGGACGCGGCCCTCGCGATCAAACGCGGGGAGTTCGACGGCGACCTCGAGGACGTGATCGCCGCCCGGGACGTGTTCGAGAACGCCTCGCGGGGCGATCGACCGGCCGAGTCGGACGTCGAGAAGGTCTTTGACACCACAGATCCCATGGAGATCATCCCCCAGGTGATCGAGCGCGGGGAGATCCAGATCACCGCCGAGCAGCGCCGGGAGATGCTCGAACGCAAGCGACGCGAACTCATCGACCGCATCGCGCGCAACGCCGTGAACCCCCAGATGGACGACGCCCCACACCCCCCGGATCGAATCGAAAACGCCCTGGAGGAGGCCGGGTTCGACGTCGATCCGATGGAGCGTGTCGAATCGCAGGTCGAAGACGCCCTGGACGCGTTGCGACCCGTCATTCCGATCCGGTTCGACGAGGTAACGATGGCCGTCCAGGTCCCGCCGGACTATGCCGGGAGCGCCCAGGCCCAGATCCGACAGTTCGGAGAACTAGAACGGGAGGAGTGGCAGGCTGATGGCTCCTGGATCGGGGTCCTGACCTTCCCGGCGGGGCTGCAAAACGACTTCTACGATCTGGTCAACGAGCACACGAGCGGCGAGGCGGAGGTCCAGATCATTCGGGACGAGGACGAGATCGCCCGCCGCTGA
- a CDS encoding FUN14 domain-containing protein, producing the protein MALELDPTQLGLEFGSGAVIGAIIGFAFKKIAKVIAVIVGLELALFKFLESRGILTVDWDRLTGGVLDLTQTASMETPPPWVNTFLSTLSVGAGFTGGFLVGFKKG; encoded by the coding sequence ATGGCGCTCGAACTGGACCCGACGCAACTCGGCCTCGAATTCGGTAGCGGGGCCGTGATCGGCGCAATTATCGGGTTTGCCTTCAAGAAGATCGCGAAGGTGATCGCGGTCATCGTGGGCCTCGAACTCGCGCTGTTCAAGTTCCTCGAATCGCGGGGCATCTTGACCGTGGACTGGGACCGCCTCACGGGCGGGGTCCTGGATCTGACACAGACTGCCTCGATGGAGACCCCGCCGCCCTGGGTGAACACCTTCCTCTCGACACTCTCCGTTGGGGCCGGCTTCACCGGCGGCTTCCTCGTCGGCTTCAAGAAGGGATAA
- the hflX gene encoding GTPase HflX codes for MTETDRAIIAKRVRDGQPDTTEIRQLAAAAGYEVVGECTQRRKPDPALQLGAGKVEELTEQVEATGAKTVIFDNRLGPYQVYNLGNELPEGVAVKDRFRLILDIFGQRAQTRKAQLQVELAELRYELPRAEAKTSLAKREERPGFMGLGEYDESREQDIKSRISRIRDELERIEETEQDRREKRRESGFDLVALAGYTNAGKSTLMQALAEDLEVGENESIHPDLDPTAEREDRLFTTLGTTTRRLDLERRDALLTDTVGFISDLPHWLVESFKSTLESVYRADLVLLVVDVSEPIAEIRKKLMTSHDTLYERNEAPIVTVLNKIDRIDDAELEQKRAALRALAPNPVAVSAKAETNLEELRARIHEELPDRKRERLVLPMTEDTMSVVSWVHDNAFVEDVEYRDSEVIVDFLARPAVVEQTRAKASDLAADA; via the coding sequence GTGACGGAAACCGACCGGGCGATCATCGCGAAGCGAGTCAGGGACGGCCAGCCGGACACGACCGAGATCCGACAGTTAGCGGCTGCAGCCGGCTACGAGGTCGTCGGCGAGTGCACACAGCGTCGAAAACCAGATCCGGCCCTGCAACTGGGCGCTGGCAAGGTCGAGGAACTCACCGAGCAGGTCGAGGCAACTGGCGCAAAGACGGTGATCTTCGACAACCGACTCGGCCCCTATCAGGTGTACAACCTCGGGAACGAACTCCCCGAGGGCGTGGCGGTCAAGGACCGGTTCCGGCTGATACTGGACATCTTCGGGCAGCGGGCCCAGACCCGGAAAGCCCAGCTCCAGGTCGAACTCGCCGAACTGCGCTATGAACTCCCGCGAGCCGAGGCCAAGACCAGCCTCGCCAAACGCGAGGAACGACCGGGGTTCATGGGCCTGGGCGAGTACGACGAGAGCCGCGAGCAGGACATCAAATCCCGGATCAGCCGGATCCGGGACGAACTCGAACGGATCGAGGAGACCGAGCAGGACCGACGCGAGAAACGCCGGGAGTCCGGGTTCGACCTGGTCGCCCTGGCAGGCTATACGAACGCCGGGAAATCGACCCTGATGCAGGCCCTGGCAGAGGATCTGGAGGTCGGGGAGAACGAGTCGATCCACCCCGACCTCGATCCGACGGCTGAGCGCGAAGACCGGCTGTTCACCACCCTCGGGACGACCACCCGGCGACTCGATCTCGAACGACGGGACGCCCTGCTCACCGACACGGTCGGGTTCATCAGCGATTTACCCCACTGGCTGGTCGAGTCCTTCAAATCGACCCTCGAATCGGTCTACCGGGCCGATCTCGTGCTGCTCGTCGTGGACGTGAGCGAGCCGATCGCGGAGATCCGCAAGAAGCTCATGACCAGCCACGACACGCTCTACGAGCGTAACGAAGCGCCGATCGTAACGGTCCTCAACAAGATCGACCGGATCGACGACGCCGAGCTGGAGCAGAAACGGGCGGCGCTGCGTGCGCTGGCCCCGAATCCGGTCGCGGTCAGCGCGAAAGCGGAGACGAACCTGGAGGAGTTGCGGGCGCGTATCCACGAGGAACTGCCCGACCGCAAGCGCGAACGGCTGGTCCTCCCGATGACCGAGGACACGATGAGCGTGGTCTCCTGGGTTCACGACAACGCCTTCGTCGAGGACGTGGAGTACCGTGATTCGGAGGTCATCGTGGACTTTCTGGCCCGACCGGCGGTCGTCGAACAGACACGTGCCAAGGCGAGTGACCTGGCGGCGGACGCCTGA
- the moaC gene encoding cyclic pyranopterin monophosphate synthase MoaC yields the protein MSDEDELTHTTAEGEAQMVDVGDKPDTARRAVARGTIHLQPSTIDAIQADSVGKGNVLATARVGAIQAVKHTWETIPMCHQIPITNVETDFDVARETITLTVAVETTGKTGCEMEALQGTTTGLDVIWDMVKAAEKDADGQYPDTAIGDVRVVEKEKRALD from the coding sequence ATGAGCGACGAGGACGAACTTACCCACACCACCGCCGAGGGCGAGGCCCAGATGGTCGACGTGGGGGACAAACCGGACACCGCCAGGCGGGCTGTCGCTCGTGGGACGATCCACCTCCAGCCCTCGACGATCGACGCGATTCAGGCCGATTCGGTGGGCAAGGGGAACGTCCTGGCTACGGCTCGTGTCGGGGCGATCCAGGCCGTCAAACACACCTGGGAGACGATTCCGATGTGCCATCAGATCCCGATCACGAACGTCGAGACCGACTTTGACGTGGCACGAGAGACGATCACGCTCACCGTGGCCGTCGAGACGACGGGGAAAACTGGCTGCGAGATGGAGGCCCTCCAGGGCACGACGACCGGCCTCGACGTGATCTGGGACATGGTGAAGGCCGCCGAGAAAGACGCCGACGGGCAGTATCCGGACACGGCTATCGGCGACGTTCGGGTCGTCGAGAAGGAAAAACGGGCGCTCGATTGA
- a CDS encoding NAD(P)H-hydrate dehydratase: MIDSTEMAIVDRNAVALGVRETNLMESAGNAVARAVRDLDRDTPEVAVLAGRGNNGGDALTAARFLADLDPTVHLLGHPDRIRSAVTREKYDALQSAEVATNVIRDASALSIGEPEVIIDGVLGTGVSGTPREPERTAIQAINDSEATVVSVDVPSGMDVDTGERPGDSVVADRVVTFHDTKPGLADHENVTVANIGIPPAAERFTGPGDLQRLTRPTDAHKGDFGRVLVVGGGPYTGAPALAAQAALRAGADLATVLTPEPVADQVQGFSEDLIVRGLPGTRIEPTHVSTILEAAADQDVMILGPGLGAADPTREAVGQILEAYEGKAVVDADAISVVSAVETDASLILTPHRGEFQQLGGESADDRDGWATSAAQVAADLGQTLLLKGPHDVVTDGDRTRINRTGNPGMTVGGTGDVLAGVTGATFATLDPVPAAAVAAYLTGTAGDLAAESRNGGLLASDLLGTLPPALGGEQA; encoded by the coding sequence ATGATCGACAGCACCGAGATGGCGATCGTCGACCGCAACGCCGTGGCCCTGGGCGTTCGCGAGACGAACCTCATGGAGTCGGCCGGCAACGCGGTGGCGCGGGCAGTCCGGGATCTGGACCGGGACACGCCCGAGGTCGCGGTCCTCGCTGGTCGAGGTAACAACGGTGGGGACGCACTCACGGCGGCCCGCTTTCTCGCCGATCTGGATCCGACGGTTCACCTCCTGGGCCATCCGGACCGCATCCGGAGTGCGGTCACCCGGGAGAAGTACGACGCCCTCCAGTCCGCCGAGGTGGCGACGAACGTCATCCGGGACGCGAGTGCCCTCTCGATCGGTGAGCCCGAGGTGATCATCGATGGCGTGCTCGGAACCGGGGTCTCCGGGACTCCCCGAGAGCCGGAGCGCACGGCGATCCAGGCCATCAACGACAGCGAGGCGACGGTCGTCTCGGTCGACGTCCCCTCCGGGATGGACGTGGATACGGGTGAGCGACCAGGTGATTCGGTCGTCGCGGACCGGGTCGTCACGTTCCACGACACGAAACCCGGGCTGGCAGACCACGAGAACGTGACAGTCGCGAACATCGGGATTCCACCCGCCGCCGAGCGATTCACTGGCCCGGGAGACCTGCAACGACTCACCCGCCCCACGGACGCTCACAAGGGCGACTTCGGCCGAGTGCTGGTGGTCGGCGGGGGCCCGTACACGGGCGCACCCGCACTTGCCGCTCAGGCCGCGCTCCGGGCCGGGGCTGACCTCGCGACGGTTCTCACGCCTGAACCGGTTGCCGATCAGGTTCAGGGCTTCAGCGAGGACCTGATCGTTCGGGGGCTTCCCGGCACTCGAATCGAGCCCACGCACGTCTCGACGATCCTGGAGGCCGCAGCCGACCAGGACGTCATGATACTCGGCCCGGGTCTGGGGGCGGCCGATCCAACCCGTGAAGCCGTGGGACAGATTCTGGAGGCCTACGAGGGCAAAGCGGTCGTCGACGCGGACGCGATCAGCGTGGTTTCGGCCGTCGAGACTGACGCGTCGCTGATTCTGACTCCCCACCGTGGCGAGTTTCAACAACTCGGCGGCGAGTCCGCAGATGACCGTGACGGCTGGGCCACATCGGCTGCCCAGGTCGCTGCCGATCTGGGCCAGACGCTGCTCCTCAAGGGCCCCCACGACGTGGTCACCGACGGTGATCGCACGCGCATCAACCGGACCGGAAACCCCGGTATGACCGTGGGTGGGACTGGCGACGTGCTCGCTGGGGTCACGGGGGCGACGTTCGCAACTCTCGATCCGGTGCCGGCCGCGGCGGTCGCGGCCTACCTCACCGGAACGGCTGGCGACCTCGCTGCGGAGTCACGGAACGGTGGGCTCCTCGCCTCCGATCTGCTTGGGACGCTGCCGCCGGCACTCGGGGGTGAACAGGCATGA
- a CDS encoding DNA glycosylase yields the protein MESGHIDATSVRGSVDLQVILESGQTFLWRRLESADGTWFRTVAGTDVIEVREEAGGLTWRSSTDAAGIVRRRLGLDDDLPAIQSAFPDHPVLEAATARYPGLRVVDAPVVPTIFSFILSAQMRVDRIHENVTALRAAYGEPIAWRDTTVHAFPTPSALARAGEAELRDLGLGYRAPYIEATAEMLRDDEVSLDEIAARPYEEARAALTQFVGVGPKVADCVLLFAMDFDEPVPLDTWINTAIEEHFPDAAGDSYESTSRAIRDRLGPNPGYAQTYLFTHLRTGGDP from the coding sequence ATGGAATCCGGGCACATCGATGCGACGTCCGTCCGTGGCTCGGTCGACCTTCAGGTCATCCTGGAGAGTGGGCAGACCTTCCTCTGGCGACGGCTCGAGTCCGCCGACGGCACCTGGTTTCGGACCGTGGCCGGGACGGACGTGATCGAGGTACGAGAAGAAGCCGGCGGCCTCACCTGGCGCTCGTCGACCGACGCCGCCGGGATCGTCCGCCGTCGCCTCGGTCTCGATGACGACCTCCCGGCGATCCAGTCGGCGTTTCCCGACCACCCGGTGCTCGAAGCGGCGACGGCCCGGTATCCAGGGCTTCGAGTGGTCGACGCGCCAGTAGTGCCCACGATTTTCTCCTTCATCCTCTCGGCCCAGATGCGGGTCGACCGGATCCACGAGAACGTCACGGCCCTCAGAGCGGCCTACGGCGAACCGATCGCCTGGCGGGACACGACCGTTCACGCGTTCCCGACGCCGTCAGCCCTGGCACGGGCGGGCGAAGCCGAGTTACGCGATCTGGGATTGGGCTATCGAGCCCCCTACATCGAGGCGACCGCCGAGATGCTTCGGGACGACGAGGTCTCCCTGGACGAGATCGCTGCCAGGCCCTACGAGGAAGCGAGAGCAGCGCTGACCCAGTTCGTCGGCGTGGGCCCGAAAGTCGCGGACTGTGTCCTGCTGTTCGCGATGGACTTCGACGAGCCGGTTCCCCTCGACACCTGGATCAACACCGCGATCGAGGAGCACTTCCCGGACGCGGCGGGCGATTCCTACGAGTCGACCTCGCGAGCGATCCGCGATCGACTCGGCCCGAATCCGGGCTACGCCCAGACATATCTGTTTACACACCTCCGGACGGGCGGGGACCCGTAG
- a CDS encoding DUF555 domain-containing protein, whose amino-acid sequence MDCRVVVEAAVPVYDVETPDEAVRIAISKTGEMLNPDLNYVEIDMGERTCPHCGEELEPAFVAADESLVALELEMTVFNVERTEHASRIARKEIGQRLENIPLEVLEVEVIEEDEDEAAEEEESAEETESDEEDVLPEFDELIEG is encoded by the coding sequence ATGGATTGTAGGGTCGTTGTCGAGGCCGCGGTTCCGGTGTACGACGTAGAAACGCCCGACGAGGCCGTCCGGATCGCGATCTCGAAGACGGGCGAGATGCTGAATCCCGACCTCAACTACGTGGAGATCGACATGGGGGAACGGACCTGCCCCCACTGCGGGGAGGAGCTGGAGCCGGCCTTCGTCGCGGCCGACGAGAGCCTGGTCGCTCTCGAACTCGAAATGACGGTCTTCAACGTCGAACGAACCGAACACGCCTCGCGGATCGCCCGCAAAGAGATCGGCCAGCGTCTGGAGAACATCCCACTCGAAGTCCTGGAGGTCGAAGTCATCGAGGAGGACGAGGACGAGGCGGCGGAGGAAGAGGAGTCGGCCGAGGAAACTGAATCGGACGAGGAAGACGTGTTACCGGAGTTCGACGAGCTCATCGAGGGGTGA
- a CDS encoding UPF0058 family protein, giving the protein MKKQELIHLHGLLAEVGNYYERVSTRELELSEYESKGVRPTSIHKSKTDHKSAVFALAKGITGTMDEAESAEETVTAKAD; this is encoded by the coding sequence ATGAAAAAACAGGAGCTCATCCACCTGCATGGACTCCTCGCCGAGGTCGGGAATTACTACGAGCGAGTATCCACACGAGAACTGGAACTTTCCGAATACGAATCCAAGGGCGTCCGACCGACATCGATCCACAAATCGAAAACTGATCACAAATCGGCTGTTTTTGCACTCGCGAAGGGCATCACCGGCACCATGGACGAGGCCGAGAGTGCAGAAGAGACCGTGACGGCCAAGGCCGACTAA